A single genomic interval of Plodia interpunctella isolate USDA-ARS_2022_Savannah chromosome 16, ilPloInte3.2, whole genome shotgun sequence harbors:
- the LOC128676829 gene encoding uncharacterized protein LOC128676829 encodes MKWNFVKFIAFCKCKEFKRACDVMLHYYLLNNRSTMRTSPTQFVIMVEFMERNGDLAKPTGGPRGRQWATNKWRELAAKLNCDGTGDSRTEEKWRKVWTDFKNNTKRKAAKLNRSMTGTGGGPALKISLTDLELRVLAIMGEQAASGMNTIPEVGFEHVEQEVELASQEVDINPVEEIDFQREPSPLLNIWDEDWNQPGTSQEQPPRAPTPPQTRKWTPQPKKKSQN; translated from the exons ATGAAGTGGAATTTCGTGAAATTTATTGCCTTTTGCAAGTGCAAGGAATTTAAAAGGGCCTGCGATGTGATgttgcattattatttgttaaataaccGTTCTACGATGAGAACTAGTCCAACACAGTTTGTTATTATGGTGGAGTTCATGGAGAG AAATGGGGACTTAGCTAAACCAACTGGAGGCCCAAGGGGTCGGCAGTGGGCCACAAATAAATGGCGGGAGCTCGCTGCGAAATTAAATTGCGATGGAACTGGTGACTCCCGAACGGAAGAAAAGTGGCGAAAG GTCTGGacggattttaaaaataatacaaaaaggaAGGCGGCCAAATTAAATAGAAGCATGACTGGAACAGGGGGTGGTCCAGCTTTGAAGATAAGCCTCACAGACTTAGAGCTCAGAGTGCTGGCGATTATGGGAGAGCAGGCTGCCTCAGGCATGAATACCATCCCTGAAGTTGGTTTTGAAcat GTAGAACAAGAAGTGGAGTTGGCATCACAGGAGGTTGACATAAACCCAGTAGAAGAGATTGATTTTCAGAGGGAGCCCTCTCCTCtactaaatatat GGGATGAGGACTGGAACCAACCTGGCACCAGCCAAGAGCAACCGCCTCGAGCACCAACTCCACCACAAACTAGGAAGTGGACTCCACAACCAAAGAAAAAATctcaaaactaa
- the LOC128676828 gene encoding putative nuclease HARBI1 encodes MGKYLGQTTVSKYITEVTNALNNRNILSKFIKFPTNRAERDIIRQKFYTQYGFPGVLGCIDGSHFHIFSPPKDVEHLFFCRKHYYSLNVQMVCDSDGRILNINSRYGGATHDAFIWENSAVNEFMQRLDQSNEHTWLLGDSGYPQRPWLMTPITDAAENSPEAKYTSVHGRTRVVIENTFGRLKNRWRCLSKDRTLHYKPEKCARIITACSVLHNLALQFNVPDPESDSEQVSEIEDVLRPVAPEERADTGRDLLIRGRAIRTQLVRRINSLH; translated from the exons ATGGGCAAATATTTAGGGCAGACCACAGtcagtaaatatataacagaGGTTACTAATGCCCTAAAtaacagaaatatattaaGCAAGTTCATAAAATTTCCTACCAATAGAGCTGAAAGAGATATCATCAGGCAAAa GTTTTATACACAATATGGATTTCCCGGCGTTCTTGGGTGCATAGATGGATCACATTTCCATATATTTTCACCACCAAAGGATGTGGAACATCTTTTCTTTTGTcgaaaacattattattccTTAAATGTGCAAAtg GTATGTGACAGCGATGGgcgaattttaaatattaattcgcGTTATGGTGGAGCTACACACGATGCATTCATTTGGGAGAATAGTGCCGTGAATGAATTTATGCAAAGACTTGACCAAAGTAATGAACATACATGGCTTCTAG GTGATTCTGGATATCCGCAAAGACCTTGGCTGATGACACCTATTACCGACGCAGCTGAAAATAGTCCTGAAGCTAAATATACCTCCGTTCATGGTCGAACAAGGGTGGTTATTGAAAACACCTTTGGACGATTGAAAAATCGCTGGAGATGTCTCAGCAAGGATCGGACTTTGCATTATAAGCCTGAGAAATGTGCAAGAATTATAACTGCATGTAGTGTTTTACACAACTTGGCCCTTCAATTTAATGTTCCTGATCCTGAGTCTGATTCTGAACAAGTTTCAGAGATCGAGGACGTTTTAAGACCTGTGGCACCAGAGGAAAGGGCAGACACTGGAAGGGATTTACTGATTAGGGGCAGAGCAATACGAACTCAGTTGGTACGAAGAATCAATAGTTTACATTAA